One genomic region from Solwaraspora sp. WMMD792 encodes:
- a CDS encoding glycosyltransferase family 2 protein translates to MKLSILMPVYNEEARVGDALKQALAVDYPCEIEFLVVDDGSRDGTGAILESVDDARLRVITHPRNAGKGAAIKTAVDSAEGDYMVILDADLEYDPQDIPKLLEPVLDGRATVVYGNRTFGSHSAYSFWYVMGNKAVTTAANVMFNSYIGDLETCFKLLPLSLYRSLDVRSRGFGMEAEVTGKLLRRRIRPYEVPISYRARGREEGKKITWKDGVEALWILGRERTRRQGRAVPGA, encoded by the coding sequence GTGAAGCTCTCGATCCTCATGCCGGTCTACAACGAGGAGGCGCGGGTCGGCGATGCCCTCAAACAGGCGCTCGCTGTCGACTATCCGTGCGAGATCGAGTTCCTGGTCGTCGACGACGGCAGCCGGGACGGCACCGGTGCGATCCTGGAGAGCGTCGACGACGCACGGCTGCGGGTGATCACCCATCCGCGTAACGCCGGCAAGGGCGCGGCGATCAAGACCGCGGTGGACTCCGCCGAGGGTGACTACATGGTGATCCTCGACGCAGACCTTGAGTACGACCCGCAGGACATCCCGAAGCTGCTCGAGCCGGTGCTGGACGGTCGGGCCACGGTGGTCTACGGCAACCGGACCTTCGGCAGCCACAGCGCCTACAGCTTCTGGTACGTGATGGGCAACAAGGCCGTGACCACGGCGGCGAATGTGATGTTCAACTCCTACATCGGCGACCTGGAGACCTGCTTCAAGCTGCTGCCGCTGTCGTTGTACCGCTCACTCGACGTGCGCTCGCGCGGGTTCGGCATGGAGGCGGAGGTCACCGGCAAGCTGCTGCGCCGCCGGATCCGCCCGTACGAGGTGCCGATCTCCTACCGGGCCCGGGGCCGCGAGGAAGGCAAGAAGATCACCTGGAAGGACGGGGTCGAGGCACTGTGGATCCTGGGTCGGGAGCGGACCCGGCGCCAGGGGCGTGCCGTCCCCGGCGCCTGA
- a CDS encoding trypsin-like serine protease — protein MTLTLAATGLLVETTAAQAIIGGSNAGYLRGQVQIWVNSNFSCSGSLVHVRWVLTSSHCVPLNTPTFNIGIYLGDRRFGEGHRSTVNSWQRRGDGYDLMLIELAQPARADQIIKLGYGSAPVNQEVSISGWGQTNNVGTGPPQVSPVLKICGVRVSAEHQSHHTYHLVYKGSGYPSYGDSGAGLIYRNRVVGVYSNSNHNRDYQWMGVAFMTIAHLHWIHTSSRNEVVPHVYD, from the coding sequence ATGACCCTGACCTTGGCCGCTACCGGGCTGCTGGTCGAGACGACAGCCGCCCAGGCGATCATCGGCGGCAGCAACGCCGGCTACCTGAGGGGGCAGGTCCAGATCTGGGTCAACAGCAACTTCAGCTGCTCCGGCAGCCTCGTGCACGTACGGTGGGTACTCACCAGCAGCCACTGCGTCCCCCTCAATACACCGACTTTCAACATCGGGATCTATCTCGGCGATCGCAGGTTCGGAGAAGGGCACCGCAGCACGGTCAACTCCTGGCAGCGCCGTGGCGACGGCTACGACCTCATGCTCATCGAGCTTGCTCAGCCAGCAAGGGCGGACCAGATCATCAAGCTCGGGTACGGGTCGGCACCTGTCAATCAGGAGGTGTCGATCAGCGGCTGGGGGCAAACGAACAACGTCGGTACCGGCCCGCCTCAGGTTTCACCCGTCCTGAAGATCTGCGGCGTACGGGTCTCTGCGGAACACCAGTCCCACCACACCTACCATCTGGTCTACAAGGGCAGCGGATACCCCAGCTACGGTGACTCGGGAGCCGGGTTGATCTACCGAAACCGGGTGGTCGGCGTCTACTCGAACAGCAACCACAACCGGGACTACCAGTGGATGGGGGTCGCGTTCATGACGATCGCCCATCTCCACTGGATCCACACGTCAAGCAGAAACGAGGTAGTCCCACACGTATACGACTGA
- a CDS encoding PLP-dependent aminotransferase family protein, giving the protein MSAEQLISFARGAPSLDIVDIDGLKAAAGRAFDADPAGVTAYGTSVGYVPLRRWIADKHRVAPEQVLVTNGSLQADAFLFDHLVKPGDAVVVERPTYDRTLLNLRQLGAEVHPVTVQPDGLDTDELRKLLESGVRPRLAHVIPNYQNPAGVTLSLPKRRALLELAAEFGFTIFEDDPYADIRFRGEALPSMLSLDTAGVVVHASSFTKTVCPGVRVGYLVGEAGLIKEIAARATNLYISPGMVAQAIVHQFCVSGDLDRSITTVRTALAERARVLAESLRKHIPGVRFTEPDGGYFLWVDLPDDVAVDALMPAAARRGVAVVKGSDFLLDGGEHALRLAYSAVTVDQIDEGVRRLAAAIDEVRAG; this is encoded by the coding sequence ATGAGCGCCGAGCAGCTGATCTCGTTCGCCCGTGGGGCGCCCTCGCTGGACATCGTCGACATCGACGGGCTGAAGGCCGCCGCCGGCCGGGCCTTCGACGCCGACCCGGCCGGGGTGACCGCCTACGGCACCTCCGTCGGCTACGTTCCGTTGCGCCGCTGGATCGCCGACAAGCACCGGGTCGCGCCGGAGCAGGTGCTGGTGACGAACGGGTCGCTGCAGGCCGACGCGTTTCTCTTCGACCACCTGGTGAAGCCGGGCGACGCGGTGGTGGTGGAACGGCCGACGTACGACCGGACGCTGCTCAACCTGCGCCAGCTCGGTGCCGAGGTGCACCCGGTGACGGTGCAGCCGGACGGGCTGGACACCGACGAGCTGCGCAAGCTGCTGGAGTCCGGGGTGCGGCCGCGGCTGGCGCACGTCATCCCGAACTACCAGAACCCGGCCGGGGTGACGCTGTCGCTGCCGAAGCGGCGGGCGTTGCTGGAGCTCGCGGCCGAGTTCGGGTTCACCATCTTCGAGGACGACCCGTACGCCGACATCCGGTTCCGGGGCGAGGCACTGCCGTCGATGCTCTCGCTGGACACCGCCGGCGTGGTGGTGCACGCCTCCAGCTTCACCAAGACCGTCTGCCCGGGGGTCCGGGTCGGCTACCTGGTCGGCGAGGCCGGGCTGATCAAGGAGATCGCGGCGCGCGCCACCAACCTGTACATCTCGCCGGGCATGGTGGCCCAGGCGATCGTGCACCAGTTCTGCGTCTCCGGTGACCTGGACCGGTCGATCACCACGGTGCGCACCGCGCTGGCCGAGCGCGCCCGGGTGCTGGCCGAGTCGTTGCGCAAGCACATCCCGGGGGTACGGTTCACCGAGCCGGACGGCGGGTACTTCCTCTGGGTCGACCTGCCGGACGACGTGGCGGTGGACGCGCTGATGCCGGCGGCCGCGCGGCGCGGTGTCGCGGTGGTCAAGGGCAGTGACTTCCTGCTCGACGGCGGCGAACACGCGCTGCGGTTGGCGTACTCGGCGGTCACCGTCGATCAGATCGACGAAGGCGTACGCCGGTTGGCGGCCGCGATCGACGAGGTACGCGCGGGGTAG
- a CDS encoding NUDIX domain-containing protein: MSAPPPDPAAASEPLRCVAALIVDDDGRIFFQRRSPQRRLFPDTWDIAGGHLEAGETPIEALHREVREETGWTVSHILAEVGEYTYVGNDGIARVELDYLVRVDGDLANPQLEAGKHTEFRWLAADALDVLDESAHVNDGLIRRIAENGFAVLRSLGL; this comes from the coding sequence GTGTCCGCCCCACCCCCCGACCCTGCGGCAGCCAGCGAACCGCTGCGCTGCGTCGCGGCGCTGATCGTCGACGACGACGGCCGGATCTTCTTCCAGCGCCGGTCGCCGCAGCGTCGACTGTTCCCTGACACCTGGGACATCGCCGGCGGCCACCTCGAAGCCGGCGAGACGCCGATCGAGGCCCTGCACCGGGAGGTACGCGAGGAGACCGGGTGGACCGTCTCCCACATTCTCGCCGAGGTCGGCGAGTACACCTACGTCGGCAACGACGGCATCGCCCGGGTCGAGCTCGACTATCTGGTACGGGTCGACGGTGACCTGGCCAATCCGCAGCTCGAAGCCGGCAAGCACACCGAGTTCCGCTGGCTCGCCGCCGACGCGCTCGACGTGCTCGACGAATCGGCCCACGTCAACGACGGGCTGATCCGGCGGATCGCCGAGAACGGCTTCGCCGTACTGCGTTCCCTGGGCCTGTGA
- a CDS encoding peptidylprolyl isomerase, whose translation MAEAVYATLHTNHGPIRLELFANHAPKTVRNFVELAEGTREYTDPRTGQPGSGPYFDGTISHRVISGFMIQMGDPTGTGRGGPGYTFADEFHPELRFDRPYLLAMANAGPGTNGSQFFITVSATTHLNNRHTIFGQVADQDSAKVVDSIANTPTNPADRPLSDVVINRVEIERVG comes from the coding sequence GTGGCTGAGGCTGTCTACGCCACCTTGCACACCAATCACGGACCGATCCGGTTGGAGCTGTTCGCCAACCACGCACCGAAGACGGTCCGCAACTTCGTCGAGCTCGCCGAGGGCACCCGCGAGTACACCGACCCGCGTACCGGTCAGCCGGGCAGCGGTCCGTACTTCGACGGCACCATCTCGCACCGCGTGATCAGCGGGTTCATGATCCAGATGGGCGACCCGACCGGCACCGGTCGGGGCGGTCCGGGCTACACGTTCGCCGACGAGTTCCACCCGGAGCTGCGCTTCGACCGGCCGTACCTGCTGGCGATGGCGAACGCCGGACCGGGCACCAACGGTTCACAGTTCTTCATCACGGTCAGCGCGACCACCCACCTGAACAACCGGCACACGATCTTCGGTCAGGTGGCGGACCAGGACTCGGCGAAGGTCGTCGACTCGATCGCGAACACGCCGACCAACCCGGCGGACCGTCCGCTCAGCGACGTGGTGATCAACCGCGTGGAGATCGAGCGGGTCGGCTGA
- the corA gene encoding magnesium/cobalt transporter CorA — translation MLNSTETPLAPDPAPVEERSGVVDCALYIDGIRQPGSWQHPEALATARRERNAFVWLGLHEPSLAEMAGIADTYGLHELAVEDAVKAEQRPKLEQFGEVNFLVLRTARYVDHEKLTGDSEVVETGQVMLFIGQGFVISVRHGDACRLAPVRADLERNRDLMVQGPWAVAYAITDRVVDLYLEVVDRVETDLDTVEADVFSPEASDKVHEIYQLKRELVEFKRTVAPLQRPMMTLTAEINEDVPAEIRRYFRDVQDHLSRVVEQVNAYDDLLNSILQARLAQVTVAQNNDMRKIAAWAGIAAVWTALAGIYGMNFEFMPETGWEFGYPVVLALMLSISLVLYRSFRRNGWL, via the coding sequence ATGCTCAACTCGACCGAGACGCCGCTCGCGCCGGACCCGGCGCCGGTCGAGGAACGCAGCGGGGTCGTCGACTGCGCGCTCTACATCGACGGCATCCGCCAGCCGGGCTCGTGGCAGCATCCCGAGGCGTTGGCCACCGCCCGTCGGGAGCGCAACGCGTTCGTCTGGCTGGGGCTGCACGAGCCGAGCCTGGCCGAGATGGCCGGCATCGCCGACACGTACGGGCTGCACGAGCTGGCCGTGGAGGACGCGGTCAAGGCCGAGCAGCGACCGAAGCTGGAGCAGTTCGGCGAGGTCAACTTCCTGGTGCTGCGGACCGCCCGGTACGTCGACCACGAGAAGCTGACCGGCGACTCGGAGGTGGTGGAGACCGGCCAGGTGATGCTGTTCATCGGGCAGGGCTTCGTGATCAGCGTGCGGCACGGCGACGCCTGCCGGCTGGCACCGGTGCGGGCCGACCTGGAACGCAACCGGGACCTGATGGTGCAGGGGCCGTGGGCGGTGGCGTACGCGATCACCGACCGGGTGGTGGACCTCTACCTGGAGGTGGTGGACCGGGTGGAGACCGACCTGGACACCGTCGAGGCGGACGTCTTCTCGCCCGAGGCCAGCGACAAGGTGCACGAGATCTACCAGCTGAAGCGGGAGCTGGTGGAGTTCAAGCGCACCGTCGCCCCGCTGCAGCGGCCGATGATGACCCTGACCGCCGAGATCAACGAGGACGTGCCGGCCGAGATCCGCCGCTACTTCCGGGACGTGCAGGACCACCTCAGCCGGGTGGTGGAGCAGGTCAACGCGTACGACGATCTGCTGAACTCGATCCTGCAGGCCCGGCTGGCGCAGGTGACCGTGGCGCAGAACAACGACATGCGCAAGATCGCCGCCTGGGCCGGTATCGCCGCGGTGTGGACCGCGTTGGCCGGCATCTACGGGATGAACTTCGAGTTCATGCCGGAGACCGGTTGGGAGTTCGGCTACCCGGTCGTGCTCGCCCTGATGCTGAGCATCTCACTGGTGCTGTACCGGTCGTTCCGGCGCAACGGCTGGCTCTGA
- a CDS encoding rhomboid family intramembrane serine protease: MSDPAPTVPVCYRHTSRETWVRCARCERPICPDCMRDAAVGHQCPECVAEGRRTQRSARTAFGGSAAGQQGTVTKVLIGINAVVALIGVAISGGGSLLGAGLFSAAGRLHAFGGVIGPDVTVRPNGTVLAGALPGYGDVFIGIDGGGVYRLITAMFIHYGLLHLLFNMWALWVLGRNLEAVLGPARFLALYLIAGLGGNVAAYLVDPGALSAGASTAVFGLFAAFFIVLRRLKRDTSAVVGILVINLILTFTVSSLSIAGHLGGLITGGLIGAILAYAPRTNRTVVQAVGAGAVLLFLILVTVARIALVHAG; encoded by the coding sequence ATGAGTGATCCGGCCCCGACGGTGCCGGTCTGCTACCGGCACACGTCCCGGGAGACCTGGGTCCGGTGCGCCCGGTGCGAGCGGCCGATCTGCCCCGACTGCATGCGGGACGCGGCGGTCGGGCACCAGTGCCCGGAGTGCGTCGCCGAAGGGCGACGGACCCAACGGTCGGCGCGCACTGCCTTCGGTGGCAGTGCCGCCGGCCAACAGGGCACCGTCACCAAGGTCCTGATCGGCATCAACGCGGTCGTCGCACTGATCGGGGTGGCGATCTCCGGCGGCGGTTCGCTGCTCGGCGCCGGACTCTTCTCGGCGGCTGGGCGGCTGCACGCGTTCGGCGGGGTCATCGGCCCGGACGTCACCGTCCGGCCCAACGGCACCGTGCTCGCCGGGGCGCTGCCCGGGTACGGCGACGTCTTCATCGGCATCGACGGCGGCGGCGTCTACCGGCTGATCACCGCGATGTTCATCCACTACGGGCTGCTGCACCTGCTGTTCAACATGTGGGCACTGTGGGTGCTCGGCCGCAACCTGGAGGCGGTGCTCGGGCCGGCCCGGTTCCTGGCGCTGTACCTGATCGCCGGGCTCGGCGGCAACGTCGCGGCCTACCTGGTCGACCCGGGTGCGCTGTCCGCCGGCGCGTCCACCGCGGTCTTCGGCCTGTTCGCCGCGTTCTTCATCGTGCTGCGCCGGCTGAAGCGGGACACCTCAGCGGTGGTCGGCATCCTGGTGATCAACCTGATCCTGACCTTCACCGTGTCCAGCCTGTCGATCGCCGGTCACCTCGGCGGTCTGATCACCGGCGGTTTGATCGGGGCGATCCTGGCCTACGCTCCGCGTACCAACCGCACCGTCGTGCAGGCGGTCGGTGCCGGTGCCGTGCTGCTCTTCCTGATCCTGGTCACGGTGGCCCGGATAGCCCTGGTGCACGCCGGCTGA
- the soxR gene encoding redox-sensitive transcriptional activator SoxR: MQRTLTIGDLAARSGVAPSALRYYERIGLIRAGRTGGNQRRYERSELRRVAFIRIAQQIGVPLDEIRQALDELPESRTPTKADWARLSQRWQARLDERIALLTRLRDDLTGCIGCGCLSLRSCTLYNPADRLAATGPGPRILLDGG; this comes from the coding sequence ATGCAGCGGACACTGACCATCGGCGATCTGGCCGCCCGGTCCGGGGTGGCACCGTCGGCGCTGCGGTACTACGAGCGGATCGGGCTGATCCGGGCCGGGCGTACCGGCGGCAACCAGCGCCGGTACGAACGCTCCGAGCTGCGCCGGGTGGCGTTCATCCGGATCGCCCAGCAGATCGGGGTGCCGCTGGACGAGATCCGCCAAGCGCTGGACGAGCTGCCCGAGTCGCGTACCCCGACGAAGGCCGACTGGGCGCGGCTGTCCCAGCGCTGGCAGGCCCGGCTCGACGAGCGGATCGCGCTGCTCACCCGGCTGCGCGACGACCTGACCGGGTGCATCGGCTGCGGCTGCCTGTCGCTGCGGTCGTGCACGCTGTACAACCCGGCCGACCGGCTGGCCGCCACCGGCCCCGGCCCGCGCATCCTGCTCGACGGCGGCTAG
- a CDS encoding transketolase, which translates to MRDAFTRAATGLLDDDPRTALVLADISAEAFAPAARRHPDRVLNVGIREQLMIGVSGGLALTGLRAIAHSYAPFLVDRAYEQIKLDLDHQGVGAVLVSIGGSYDAAAEGRTHMSPGDVALLDTAGPWTVHVPGHPDEVGPLLRAAAGHDDAVYLRLAARGNHSPHGDGVSGRLVTVRRGSGGAPVVVAVGPMLDATLDAVAGLDVTVAYTNTPRPFDVTGLRMLVDYVDPVVVLVEPYLAGTSSHLVGAALADRPYRLLSLGVGREDLHRYGSAADHDRWHGLDPAGLRGSVTRFVTG; encoded by the coding sequence ATGCGTGACGCCTTCACCCGCGCCGCCACCGGCCTGCTGGACGACGACCCGCGAACCGCGTTGGTGCTGGCCGACATCTCGGCCGAGGCGTTCGCCCCGGCCGCCCGCCGGCACCCCGACCGGGTACTCAACGTCGGCATCCGCGAACAGTTGATGATCGGCGTGTCCGGCGGGCTGGCGTTGACCGGGCTGCGGGCCATCGCCCACTCCTACGCGCCGTTCCTGGTCGACCGGGCGTACGAGCAGATCAAGCTCGACCTCGACCACCAGGGCGTCGGCGCGGTGCTGGTCAGCATCGGCGGGTCGTACGACGCGGCGGCGGAGGGCCGTACCCACATGTCCCCCGGTGACGTGGCGCTGCTCGACACGGCCGGACCGTGGACGGTGCACGTACCGGGCCATCCGGACGAGGTCGGGCCGTTGCTGCGGGCGGCGGCCGGTCACGACGACGCCGTCTACCTGCGGCTGGCCGCGCGCGGTAACCACAGCCCGCATGGTGACGGGGTGTCGGGTCGGCTGGTGACGGTGCGTCGGGGCAGCGGGGGAGCCCCGGTCGTCGTCGCGGTCGGCCCGATGCTCGATGCGACGTTGGACGCGGTCGCCGGGTTGGACGTCACGGTGGCGTACACGAACACGCCGCGCCCGTTCGACGTCACCGGCCTACGGATGCTCGTCGACTATGTCGATCCGGTGGTGGTGCTGGTCGAGCCGTACCTGGCCGGCACATCCAGTCACCTGGTCGGCGCCGCGCTGGCGGACCGGCCGTACCGGCTGCTGTCGTTGGGGGTCGGCCGGGAGGACCTGCATCGGTACGGCAGCGCGGCGGACCATGACCGCTGGCACGGGCTGGACCCGGCCGGGCTGCGGGGATCGGTCACCCGGTTCGTCACCGGCTGA
- a CDS encoding NAD(P)H-quinone oxidoreductase: MYAITVPQPGGPDALVWAEVPDPTPCPDEVIVDVAATAVNRADLLQRQGHYPPPPGASPYLGLECSGVISAVGADVSHHKVGDQVCALLAGGGYAERVAVPAGQLLPVPAGLSLVDAAALPEVACTVWSNVVKLAGLRAGESLLVHGGGSGIGTFAVQLGAALGATVLTTARAAKHEQLRALGAHHTIDYTTEDFVARARELTGDGDGGVDVILDIVGGAYLERNVRTLATGGRLTIIGLQGGRTAELNLGALLAKRATIFATTLRSRPLAEKAEIVRRVHDQIWPLVASGAIRPVIDRRMPMAQAAQAHRIVESSDHLGKVLLVTGES; this comes from the coding sequence ATGTACGCGATCACCGTGCCGCAGCCCGGCGGACCCGACGCCCTGGTCTGGGCCGAGGTGCCCGACCCCACCCCCTGCCCGGACGAGGTGATCGTCGACGTCGCCGCGACCGCCGTCAACCGGGCCGACCTGCTACAACGGCAGGGACACTACCCACCGCCACCGGGCGCGTCGCCGTACCTCGGATTGGAATGCTCCGGGGTGATCAGCGCGGTCGGCGCGGACGTCTCCCACCACAAGGTCGGCGACCAGGTGTGCGCGCTGCTGGCCGGCGGCGGGTACGCCGAGCGGGTCGCCGTGCCCGCCGGGCAGCTGCTGCCGGTGCCGGCCGGGTTGAGCCTGGTCGACGCCGCCGCGCTGCCCGAGGTGGCCTGCACCGTCTGGTCGAACGTGGTCAAGCTCGCTGGGCTGCGGGCCGGCGAGTCGCTGCTGGTGCACGGCGGCGGCAGCGGGATCGGCACCTTCGCCGTCCAGCTCGGTGCGGCGCTCGGCGCGACCGTGCTGACCACCGCCCGCGCCGCCAAGCATGAACAGCTGCGGGCGCTCGGCGCCCACCACACGATCGACTACACCACCGAGGATTTCGTCGCCCGCGCCCGCGAGCTGACCGGCGACGGTGACGGCGGGGTCGACGTGATCCTGGACATCGTCGGCGGCGCCTACCTGGAGCGCAACGTACGGACGCTGGCCACCGGCGGCCGGTTGACGATCATCGGGTTGCAGGGCGGCCGCACCGCCGAGCTGAACCTGGGTGCGCTGCTGGCCAAACGGGCCACGATCTTCGCGACCACGCTGCGGTCCCGGCCGCTCGCCGAGAAGGCGGAGATCGTCCGCCGGGTGCACGACCAGATCTGGCCGCTGGTCGCCTCGGGTGCGATCCGCCCGGTCATCGACCGCCGGATGCCGATGGCCCAGGCGGCGCAGGCGCACCGGATCGTCGAGAGCAGCGACCACCTGGGCAAGGTGCTGCTGGTGACCGGGGAGAGCTAG
- a CDS encoding thiolase family protein: MRDAVIVGAVRTPIGRRKGALASVHPVELSSHVLRALAQRTGLDPADVDDVVWGCVFQAGDQSWNIGRNAVLAAGWPESVPGTTVDRQCGSSQQALHFAAATVISGQADLVVAGGVESMTRVPMGASTGAGRPFGDQVRDRYRGVDGVVADDPVPFNQGVGAELIARRWGLSRTALDEFALTSHQRAAAAQDAGEFDAEIAPVPVTDAAGPDADKFGADKFGADEGIRRDTSLAKLGELATPFRTDGVVTAGSASQISDGAAALAVTTSEWARAHGVRPLARVHTAVVAGDDPVMMLTAPIPATAKALRRSGLDLTDIGVYEVNEAFAPVPLAWLAETGADPARLNPRGGAIALGHPLGASGARIMTTMLHHMRSNGIRYGLQTMCEGGGMANATIVEIL; this comes from the coding sequence ATGAGGGACGCGGTCATCGTCGGAGCGGTCCGGACCCCGATCGGGCGACGCAAGGGTGCCCTGGCATCGGTGCACCCGGTTGAACTGTCCAGCCACGTGCTGCGGGCGCTCGCCCAGCGGACCGGTCTCGATCCGGCCGACGTCGACGACGTCGTCTGGGGCTGTGTGTTCCAGGCGGGCGACCAGAGCTGGAACATCGGGCGCAACGCCGTGCTCGCGGCCGGCTGGCCGGAGTCGGTGCCCGGCACCACCGTCGACCGGCAGTGCGGGTCCAGCCAGCAGGCGCTGCACTTCGCGGCCGCCACGGTGATCTCCGGCCAGGCCGACCTGGTGGTGGCCGGTGGCGTCGAGTCGATGACCCGGGTGCCGATGGGGGCCAGCACCGGTGCCGGACGGCCGTTCGGCGACCAGGTGCGGGACCGGTACCGGGGGGTCGACGGCGTCGTCGCGGACGATCCCGTCCCGTTCAACCAGGGGGTCGGCGCCGAACTGATCGCGCGGCGCTGGGGGTTGTCGCGCACCGCGTTGGACGAGTTCGCGCTGACCAGCCACCAGCGGGCGGCGGCCGCCCAGGACGCCGGCGAGTTCGACGCCGAGATCGCGCCGGTGCCGGTCACCGACGCCGCCGGGCCCGACGCCGACAAGTTCGGTGCCGACAAGTTCGGTGCCGACGAGGGCATCCGCCGGGACACCTCACTGGCGAAGCTCGGTGAGTTGGCCACCCCGTTCCGGACCGACGGGGTGGTGACCGCAGGCTCCGCGTCACAGATCTCCGACGGCGCGGCGGCGCTCGCGGTGACCACGTCGGAGTGGGCCCGGGCGCACGGCGTACGGCCGTTGGCCCGGGTGCACACCGCCGTGGTGGCCGGTGACGATCCGGTGATGATGCTGACCGCCCCGATCCCGGCGACGGCGAAGGCGTTGCGCCGGTCCGGGCTCGACCTGACCGACATCGGGGTGTACGAGGTCAACGAGGCGTTCGCGCCGGTTCCGCTCGCCTGGCTGGCCGAGACCGGTGCGGACCCGGCCCGGTTGAACCCGCGTGGCGGCGCGATCGCGCTGGGCCATCCACTCGGGGCCAGCGGCGCCCGGATCATGACCACGATGCTGCACCACATGCGCTCCAACGGCATCCGGTACGGGCTGCAGACGATGTGCGAGGGCGGCGGGATGGCCAACGCGACCATCGTGGAAATTCTGTAG
- a CDS encoding transketolase, translating into MPAFVASPVAAPHPPPTTTGSTAHPPTSTAGSATLPPTDTGYAALPPLLRRITGDEKHEPSANSTLDVLWVLYDRILRISPQTVDAVDRDRFLLSKGHGPAAYYAVLAAKGFIPDAWLDDLAGPDSPLGHHPDRLLVPGVEIGSGSLGHGLGLGVGMLLGLRAQGLTYQASGADQAGGAGGVGRAGRVGGARVYVLVGDAELDEGSNHEAIAYAGSRQLAELTAIVVDNDSATHGWPGGLASRFSVNGWTTTIVDGRDHEALTDALTGHDGVRPHLVVARTPAKYAASEPGEYTTSGSKENGHA; encoded by the coding sequence ATGCCAGCCTTCGTAGCCAGCCCGGTCGCGGCGCCGCACCCGCCGCCGACGACTACCGGGTCCACTGCCCACCCGCCGACGAGCACCGCAGGGTCCGCGACCCTCCCGCCGACCGACACCGGGTACGCGGCCCTTCCGCCGCTACTGCGCCGGATCACCGGCGACGAGAAACACGAGCCCAGCGCCAACTCGACGCTGGACGTGCTGTGGGTCCTCTACGACCGGATTCTGCGGATCAGCCCGCAGACCGTCGACGCCGTCGACCGCGACCGGTTCCTGCTGTCCAAGGGGCACGGGCCGGCCGCCTACTACGCCGTACTCGCCGCGAAGGGGTTCATCCCCGACGCCTGGCTCGACGACCTGGCCGGGCCGGACAGCCCGCTCGGACACCACCCGGACCGGCTGCTGGTGCCCGGGGTGGAGATCGGCTCCGGCTCGCTCGGGCACGGGCTCGGCCTCGGCGTCGGCATGCTGCTCGGCCTGCGCGCCCAGGGCCTGACCTACCAGGCCAGCGGGGCCGATCAGGCCGGCGGGGCTGGCGGGGTCGGTCGGGCCGGTCGGGTCGGCGGAGCCCGGGTCTACGTCCTGGTCGGCGACGCCGAGCTCGACGAAGGGTCGAACCACGAGGCGATCGCGTACGCCGGCAGCCGGCAGCTCGCCGAGCTGACCGCGATCGTCGTCGACAACGACTCGGCCACCCACGGCTGGCCCGGTGGGCTGGCCAGCCGGTTCAGTGTGAACGGCTGGACCACGACCATCGTCGACGGCCGCGACCACGAGGCACTGACCGACGCGTTGACCGGACACGACGGGGTACGCCCGCACCTGGTGGTCGCCCGGACCCCGGCCAAGTACGCCGCGTCGGAGCCGGGCGAGTACACCACCTCGGGTAGCAAGGAGAACGGTCATGCGTGA